One stretch of Brachyhypopomus gauderio isolate BG-103 chromosome 10, BGAUD_0.2, whole genome shotgun sequence DNA includes these proteins:
- the LOC143526133 gene encoding trace amine-associated receptor 13c-like yields MALTQKDITEHHQNTTIQYCLPDNNFSCIMEVRTGPGNKFLLIFLSCVSVCTVFLNLLVIISISHFKQLHTPTNILVLSLAVADLLVGLIVMPVKILELVDNCWHLGKTACSIFPVIIYIIVSASVGNLVFIAVDRYIAINDPLLYSTKITVFKTAVFIVVNWSCSALYNFLFYYFEGHLLQKEKLSCIGECVVAQDFSSSIADLVISFICPCCVIVFLYLKVFKVAREQAKIVNVVEHDNAHGRGVKGSKNKAAKTLGIVICVYLAFWIPYYLGSVSVESLTTTAVVWTVFSWLIYINSSVNPLIYAIFYPWFRISSKYIVTCKILESSSSRLNLFPE; encoded by the coding sequence ATGGCCCTTACTCAAAAGGATATCACGGAGCACCACCAAAATACAACCATTCAGTACTGCTTGCCTGACAATAACTTCTCATGCATTATGGAGGTTCGAACAGGCCCTGGCAATAAGTTTTTGTTAATTTTTCTgtcctgtgtctctgtgtgtactgtgtttttgaacctgctGGTGATCATCTCCATATCTCACTTCAAGCAGCTCCACACTCCAACAAATATACTCGTCCTCTCTCTGGCTGTGGCTGATCTTCTGGTGGGACTGATTGTTATGCCAGTGAAAATATTGGAACTGGTAGACAACTGTTGGCATCTTGGGAAAACCGCATGCTCTATTTTTCCAgtgattatatatattatagtgTCTGCATCTGTTGGTAATCTAGTATTCATTGCAGTTGATCGGTACATTGCTATTAATGACCCTCTACTTTATTCCACTAAAATCACAgtttttaaaactgcagtatTTATAGTTGTAAACTGGTCTTGTTCTGCCCTGTataattttttgttttattattttgaagGCCACCTTCTTCAGAAAGAGAAATTATCATGCATTGGGGAATGTGTAGTGGCTCAGGATTTCTCAAGCTCAATTGCTGACCTAGTTATTTCATTCATTTGCCCCTGTTGTGTTATAGTGTTTTTATATTTGAAAGTTTTTAAAGTGGCAAGAGAGCAAGCTAAAATTGTCAATGTGGTGGAACATGATAATGCACATGGACGTGGAGTCAAAGGCTCTAAAAACAAAGCGGcaaaaacattgggcattgttATTTGTGTATATCTTGCTTTCTGGATACCATATTATCTAGGCTCTGTGTCAGTTGAAAGTCTGACCACTACAGCAGTGGTGTGGACTGTGTTTAGCTGGCTAATATACATCAATTCCTCAGTAAATCCCCTAATATATGCCATATTCTATCCATGGTTCAGAATATCATCTAAGTATATTGTAACATGTAAAATTCTTGAGTCCTCATCTTCAAGACTTAATTTGTTTCCTGAGTGA